In Monodelphis domestica isolate mMonDom1 chromosome 4, mMonDom1.pri, whole genome shotgun sequence, one DNA window encodes the following:
- the LOC107652354 gene encoding uncharacterized protein LOC107652354 — protein MDPEKFGETLAYLKKIKEDIITDKGDWQQMIERRRKLNNTLGSLRMKLDSLRNRMDKLDKKIEDSKNIFKEPKSSNDIVYQQAKNESEEYWRRILKEDKGKKSLALEDETMYENVAEQRIPDNESGVKEHDQNLTDSAHQKTKSGPGEDQRDLKLLQVNKGRLQYGEKSSAPEDETMYENVAEQRIPDNESGVKEHDQNLTDSVQQKTKSEPRESQRDLKLLEENKGRFQYGEKFSVSENETMYENVAEQRIPDNESGVKEYDQNLTDSAHQKTKSVPGEDQRDLNLLQGNKGRFKYSRKSSRSEDETMYENVAKQRLPDNERGVKDYDQNLTDSAHQKTKSVPGEDQRDLNLLQGNKGRFKYRKKSSRSEDETMYENVAKQRLPDNERGVKDYDQSLTDSVQQKTKSGPGEDQRDLKLLQANKGRFKYSRKSSRSEDETMYENVAKQRLPDNERGVKDYDQNLTDSAHQKTKSVPGEDQRDLNLLQGNKGRFKYRKKSSRSEDETMYENVAKQRLPDNERGVKDYDQSLTDSVQQKTKSGPGEDQRDLNLLQGNKGRFKYRKKSSRSEDETMYENVAKQRLPDNERGVKDYDQSLTDSVQQKTKSGPGEDQRDLKLLQANKGRFKYSRKSSRSEDETMYENVAKQRLPDNERGVKDYDQSLTDSVQQKTKSGPGEDQRDLKLLQANKGRFKYSRKSSRSEDETMYENVAKQRLPDNERGVKDYDQSLTDSVQQKTKSGPGEDQRDLKLLQANKGRFKYSRKSSRSEDETMYENVAKQRLPDNERGVKDYDQSLTDSVQQKTKSGPGEDQRDLNLLQGNKGRFKYRKKSSRSEDETMYENVAKQRLPDNEREVKEHDQSLTDSVQQKTKSGPGEDQRDLKLLQGNKGRFKYGEKSSASEEETMYENVAEQRISDNESGVKEHDQNLIDLKKRKPSNKNLGQTFVLNGRRLNLR, from the coding sequence ATGGATCCAGAGAAGTTTGGAGAGACTTTAGCCTacctaaagaaaataaaggaagatatcATTACAGACAAAGGAGATTGGCAACAGATGATAGAAAGACGTCGGAAATTGAACAATACCTTGGGTTCATTAAGAATGAAATTGGACTCATTAAGAAATCGAATGGATAAGCtagataaaaaaatagaagacagtaaaaatatattcaaagaacCTAAAAGTTCGAATGACATAGTCTACCAGCAGGCCAAAAATGAATCTGAAGAATATTGGAGAAGAATCTTAAAAGaggataaagggaaaaaatcattgGCATTAGAGGATgaaacaatgtatgaaaatgtgGCAGAACAAAGAATACCAGACAATGAAAGTGGAGTCAAAGAACATGACCAGAACTTGACTGACTCAGCCCATCAGAAGACCAAAAGTGGGCCTGGAGAAGATCAGAGAGATCTCAAACTCCTTCAAGTGAATAAAGGAAGACTTCAATATGGAGAAAAATCCTCAGCACCAGAAGATgaaacaatgtatgaaaatgtgGCAGAACAAAGGATACCAGACAATGAAAGTGGAGTCAAAGAACATGACCAGAACTTGACTGACTCAGTCCAGCAGAAGACCAAAAGTGAGCctagagaaagtcagagagatcTCAAACTCCTTGAAGAGAATAAAGGAAGATTTCAATATGGAGAAAAATTCTCAGtatcagaaaatgaaacaatgtatgaaaatgtgGCAGAACAAAGAATACCAGACAATGAAAGTGGAGTCAAAGAATATGACCAGAACTTGACTGACTCAGCCCACCAGAAGACCAAAAGTGTGCCTGGAGAAGATCAGAGAGATCTCAACCTCCTTCAAGGGAATAAAGGAAGATTTAAATACAGCAGAAAGTCCTCAAGATCAGAAGATgaaacaatgtatgaaaatgtgGCAAAGCAAAGACTACCAGACAATGAAAGGGGAGTCAAAGACTATGACCAGAACTTGACTGACTCAGCCCACCAGAAGACCAAAAGTGTGCCTGGAGAAGATCAGAGAGATCTCAACCTCCTTCAAGGGAATAAAGGAAGAtttaaatacagaaaaaagtCCTCAAGATCAGAAGATgaaacaatgtatgaaaatgtgGCAAAGCAAAGACTACCAGACAATGAAAGGGGAGTCAAAGACTATGACCAGAGCTTGACTGACTCAGTCCAGCAGAAGACCAAAAGTGGGCCTGGAGAAGATCAGAGAGATCTCAAACTCCTTCAAGCGAATAAAGGAAGATTTAAATACAGCAGAAAGTCCTCAAGATCAGAAGATgaaacaatgtatgaaaatgtgGCAAAGCAAAGACTACCAGACAATGAAAGGGGAGTCAAAGACTATGACCAGAACTTGACTGACTCAGCCCACCAGAAGACCAAAAGTGTGCCTGGAGAAGATCAGAGAGATCTCAACCTCCTTCAAGGGAATAAAGGAAGAtttaaatacagaaaaaagtCCTCAAGATCAGAAGATgaaacaatgtatgaaaatgtgGCAAAGCAAAGACTACCAGACAATGAAAGGGGAGTCAAAGACTATGACCAGAGCTTGACTGACTCAGTCCAGCAGAAGACCAAAAGTGGGCCTGGAGAAGATCAGAGAGATCTCAACCTCCTTCAAGGGAATAAAGGAAGAtttaaatacagaaaaaagtCCTCAAGATCAGAAGATgaaacaatgtatgaaaatgtgGCAAAGCAAAGACTACCAGACAATGAAAGGGGAGTCAAAGACTATGACCAGAGCTTGACTGACTCAGTCCAGCAGAAGACCAAAAGTGGGCCTGGAGAAGATCAGAGAGATCTCAAACTCCTTCAAGCGAATAAAGGAAGATTTAAATACAGCAGAAAGTCCTCAAGATCAGAAGATgaaacaatgtatgaaaatgtgGCAAAGCAAAGACTACCAGACAATGAAAGGGGAGTCAAAGACTATGACCAGAGCTTGACTGACTCAGTCCAGCAGAAGACCAAAAGTGGGCCTGGAGAAGATCAGAGAGATCTCAAACTCCTTCAAGCGAATAAAGGAAGATTTAAATACAGCAGAAAGTCCTCAAGATCAGAAGATgaaacaatgtatgaaaatgtgGCAAAGCAAAGACTACCAGACAATGAAAGGGGAGTCAAAGACTATGACCAGAGCTTGACTGACTCAGTCCAGCAGAAGACCAAAAGTGGGCCTGGAGAAGATCAGAGAGATCTCAAACTCCTTCAAGCGAATAAAGGAAGATTTAAATACAGCAGAAAGTCCTCAAGATCAGAAGATgaaacaatgtatgaaaatgtgGCAAAGCAAAGACTACCAGACAATGAAAGGGGAGTCAAAGACTATGACCAGAGCTTGACCGACTCAGTCCAGCAGAAGACCAAAAGTGGGCCTGGAGAAGATCAGAGAGATCTCAACCTCCTTCAAGGGAATAAAGGAAGAtttaaatacagaaaaaagtCCTCAAGATCAGAAGATgaaacaatgtatgaaaatgtgGCAAAGCAAAGACTACCAGACAATGAAAGGGAAGTCAAAGAACATGACCAGAGCTTGACTGACTCGGTCCAGCAGAAGACCAAAAGTGGGCCTGGAGAAGATCAGAGAGATCTCAAACTCCTTCAAGGGAATAAAGGAAGAtttaaatatggagaaaaatcctCAGCATCAGAAGAGgaaacaatgtatgaaaatgtgGCAGAACAAAGAATATCAGACAATGAAAGTGGAGTCAAAGAACATGACCAGAATTTGattgatttgaaaaaaagaaaacctagcAATAAGAATTTAGGACAAACTTTTGTTCTAAATGGCAGAAGACTGAATTTAAGATAA